From a single Gavia stellata isolate bGavSte3 chromosome 5, bGavSte3.hap2, whole genome shotgun sequence genomic region:
- the LOC132317146 gene encoding basic salivary proline-rich protein 1-like translates to MALPPLRLPARGPWAPPAPWLLQPFVLPKTFYPRGSPNLCQLPGQEQLFPAAWAPPVGVAPQAPQAPPAAPRSPQGQPQHLPPYTQQGRAVTPAPPLLPTSIPGYQQIQGQPAETKTSGSATPRAAPPGSNIPPGSDVPPSPSAAPHEQALGDPTGDLAVAEEVLLEEALRLFGCSPDAVGVSQDAPSSGPRPGDPGGTGAAIPHCDFASLSLPEELLSPDYSVPETADAILSLDEFVMGLEPQEPWGDEGRDLPPSQPATAEKRGKKRAKSTSPKPASKRRALAGSRGVAGGD, encoded by the exons ATGGCGCTGCCACCGCTGCGGCTCCCAGCGCGTGGGCCCtgggcccccccggcaccctggCTCCTTCAGCCTTTTGTGCTCCCCAAAACCTTCTACCCCCGAG GCTCACCCAACCTGTGCCAACtgcccgggcaggagcagctcttccctgcagcctgggcacccccagtGGGGGtggccccccaggccccccagGCACCACCAGCAG cccctcgGAGCCCCCAGGGACAGCCGCAACACCTCCCACCCTACACCCAGCAGGGGAGAGCGGtgaccccagcccccccgctgCTGCCGACGTCCATCCCCGGCTACCAGCAGATCCAGGGGCAGCCCGCAGAGACCAAGACCTCCGGCAGTGCCacccccagggcagcaccccCGGGAAGCAACATCCCCCCGGGCAGCgacgtcccccccagcccctctgctgccccccacgagcaagccctgggggaccccacagGCGACCTCGCCGTGGCCGAGGAGGTCCTTCTTGAGGAGGCCCTGAGGCTCTTTGGTTGCTCCCCGGACGCAGTGGGGGTCAGCCAGGACGCTCCCAGCAGCGGCCCCAGgcctggggaccctggtggCACCGGTGCAGCCATCCCCCACTGCGACTTCGCCTCGCTCTCCCTGCCCGAGGAGCTGCTCAGCCCCGACTACAGCGTCCCCGAGACTGCCGACGCCATCCTCAGCCTGGACGAGTTTGTCATGGGGCTGGAGCCCCAGGAGCCATGGggggatgagggcagggacctgccaccGTCCCAGCCTGCCACGGCAGAGAAGCGGGGGAAGAAGCGGGCCAAGAGCACCTCGCCAAAGCCAGCCAGCAAACGCAGGGCTCTCGCCGGCAGcaggggggtggcggggggggattag